ttctcccgatcggtacaaaAAATCCCCATAATTTTTGGCACGTTTCGTCAAAtatgttcattttataaaataaaaatcatttgactattgttgcataaatatttatgaaattagcaacaattttgataaacaaatagaattcgttctaacttctcaatcGATTGCAATGCTttagttgactaattacgatagctcttttagttacgaagattttggtataaaaaaattagggaactcgcatatcatcaatatttgtgcgtgttttcgtgttgacgttccgtgctccatgccgcgcgacgcacgatattcacgacgttgaagtttgccacagatatgaatttcaaagttgtataatcaatttaaaaaaaactaagaggcatactaaaaagtaaaaacacctctatATTAATCTCGGAAATATATAgatgttccttttttttattttttgtaaacccattttttaaacaattagagcatttgttgttcagcgtaCTGTTGTTCCGTGCTCGTAAATATGGActtcaaagtaaaaaaactaaGGGTCATGTCAAAGAAGTAAAAACActtctggattcgtctcggaaatatctcgatgtgaattttttgttttttcgtttaaacaatttgttaaacaatgacgccatttgttatatttctgcaattgttatgaacaaagtAGGCATCAGATCAAAAAATCAAGTGGACCATTGCATTCCTGTTTATAACAagtgcagaaagataacaaatggcgtaattgctttaaaaaaataattttttttttttaaattcacaacttAATggcatttaatcaaaaaaatttcacttgaaaTGTGTCAGAAGCTTCTATTATATATGCGTCAATTTATTGAgcgtttcaatacaaaaaattttaaacgcttattttaaaagttacaCATTCAAAATGGTTCctctttgagtgttttaatttgaatagaagtttttataacttaaaatgaaaacattGTTGGATTCAAGGTTTCGcaaactatttttgaattttaagtgcTAGTTTTAAAAAGCAAGGGTTCCACATTAAACCTTGTATAACTTAAccttgtcatttttttaacaatctcaaaattaaagagttttgaagattgtgcacattttcaaataaaataataaaaatattaaaagcttaaattttaaattataaattttagagtGTAGGGAGCTTTCATAAAGGATGTGACAATTTTAGGATTATGTTGGGAGAGCCGAACTGTGACAGTCTGTGACAAAAGCACAATGTGGGAATAGGGTGAGGGGGTTGAAAATTCGCCAAAAAACTCTGACATCCTTTATGAAAGCTCCTGTATCGAAGAAGTCAGGATATTCGTACTGAAATTGCTGTACAAATGGCCCCGAGAGGTTAAGAACTTATGAATTCAGGTGTTCACATTCGCTGAAGTCACCGGCGTAAAGTCACATGAAGTCACTCGAATggtcccttttccagctcccacTATTCGAACAGAAACAATCCGTCTACTTGTActaaacaaaatatacaaaaataaaaaaaattttatcttagcCTTATCAAATTGTTATGTTCATATCGATCTActttcgagaaataattttagCGTTtccattgtataatttaaaacacATAATTTAAATAACAGTTACAAATTACcccaaaaaaacttatttccatGAACTTAAAACTTTCCACTTTTCCAAGTATCGAGCCAagtttcttttttcgaatttctttatttgtaaattattggcACTTAACAAGGGACACAAAGAGCATTTGAGGGGTCACATTTTTCTGAGAAATTAGGGATGGGATTCTTAATATTGAAGCTGTTTATGCTTTATGTTTATGCCTTTATGGGATCCCCTTCTCTTCCCCTCATCTGTCCTTTTCCATTCTCTCTTTATCCTATTCGCTCTTTCCTTCTTGATGGATGCTAAGGCAAGGAAAGCTCAGTGCTCGGTAAGTAAACGGTCCCACCAACGGGCCTGAGAACATTTTCCTGAGTCTAGTCGCTGGTCAGTAATATAAAACGTTTGGTACCGGAGGGTTGAGGAATTATGGGTATAGATAGAGCACGCCCATTAAACGTCCTTGAAAATCTATTACGCTGCAGGATTAGGCCTATAGGATTTTTTCCCAGCAAGTAAGCTCAGTTCTCAGTTTCACAGCAGATCTCGAGAGATCAGTACGGTTCAAGAGCAAGTTAATGATTTCAGAATTGTCGTGTATGCATTTTTATGGTAAGAGAAATTCAGatcaatttacaataattgagaaaaaatttgtaaagtgagaacaaataaaaatagtgaCGAAGTGAGTGATGTGTTGAAGTTCATGGGATGATCTACGTCTCAAAGTAAAGCACGTGTGGATAGTGATGAATCTGAAGAAGCATGTGTTGAGTGACTAAAGCATTATTTATATATAGAATGTTTTGGCATAATTTAATgataaagtatttttgatttctGATTCATTAATTGGATATTATGTGTCATGATGTTCAATATTTCGGAGATTTTTTCATCTTGGGATATTtagattaacattatttttgaattataatttgccCATCTACATCACTAGTGTCGGAAAATATCGTGGACGCGGTTAGGGAACGtctaagaaattttataaattctccGCCCCCTATTCTAAGGATTCGTAAGATTTTTGTAACCCCTCCTTCCTTCTGACGTAAACTTTGGTATTTTTGCTcaagatattaattatttttacccttattgagatttcaagagaattcgaaAGATCTGAAAGACTTTCAatacatttcaagggattttaaggcattttaatgAAGTACGTACAGAGTACTTAAAAGAATTACcacatttttaaagaagttaacaacatttccaaaattttacaacAGTTTTACggcatttcaaacgatttcaagggATATTACCTAGTATCCTagtacaattttagaaaatatatacaTTCTTTTCAAGGgatgttatattattttaaggagcAGAAAGAAGTTTAAgcagatttttcaggattttaagaaatattgcgGTTGCAGTCACGAATTTCTAGATGTCAGGAGCTTTAGAAGAGCACAACAACAAAAGagcacaaaaatattttcagattcgtaccccccccccccccccccctcccccaggTAATTGCTGAGTGCTCCCCTTGCGCGAACGGtactaaaaatcactgctgaGTTTAAAGAACAATAACTCTAAACACTTCTTAAAAAGTAGAGATGTTTTTGActgtttaacccttaaacggccaaaacgccactaccggtacactgcttttcaacggccaataactaagactattcgacactagaaaaaattgagatacatatttttttattgcttaacatctcctctttccgatggtgccaatgaaattcctcaaaaaaattatttattatcccaaaatgcagtttaaacaaaaaaaaccgtGATTTTTCgggcctatttttttttgtgaaccattttccaaagcttttcgagtctgtaattaacctggaatctcactaacgggtggaataaatgtctaaactttgagaatccaNNNNNNNNNNNNNNNNNNNNNNNNNNNNNNNNNNNNNNNNNNNNNNNNNNNNNNNNNNNNNNNNNNNNNNNNNNNNNNNNNNNNNNNNNNNNNNNNNNNNatagataatatttttttccgtacattatcagacagaaaaacttgatcatctagattttcagggcaaactttttcttcgttactccatgaaaaaacgtgatttcgttccaattgtttttgagatgctgtgtagttatggaaaacagatctatatgatacattcggtcagagtgcaataaaggttacggagtcgttggaaattttttaatgaaaaactatgcgcttttcggaaaatttgtcaagaataaaaagttcttgtagtcagccgaggaatacgcctgaattttttcggagcgttttgagcaaaattttgaattttgcaaaagttgtccatatgcaaaatccaaaattttgctcaaaacgcttcgaaaaaattcaggcgtattccttggctgattacaagaactttttattcttgacgatttttccgaaaagcgcatcgtttattgtaaaaaaattcatgaatgttttcacaaaaattttgccattaagatgccattttcaaaatactaaaacgaaaaatcgatctttgaactatggattctcaaagtttagacatttattccaccggttagtgagattccaggttaattacagactcgaaaagctttggaaaatggttcacaaaaaaaaatatgctcgaaaaatcacgtttttttttgtttaaactgcattttgggataataaatcaattttttgaggaattccattggcaccgtcggaaagaggagatgttaagcaataaaaatatatgtgtctcaattttttctagtgtcgaatagtcttagttattggccgttgaaaagcagtgtaccggtagtggcattttggccgtttaagggttaaattggATATATAACGTGAGACTCAGGCAAGTTTTGACGAAATTCTGAAATGTATACGacgcaatctttaaaatcttattataatttgaaccaataaaacttttgaaaaatcgtcatgGAATCCCGAGGTATGTCTAAGAATGTACATTGACTGAAGATCATTCATAAAGAATAGGCGCTCTCCAAATgcggggccgtacttaaattgcGTAACGGATTATAGATCCTCTCGAAGCTCCTCCCCCCTGTAAAAAACCGTAACAAAGTATATCTCCCCCACCTTCTTACtgcacgtaatttttagtttccagaaatgtctcccaacaaaaaagtggcataatagtttatatttcaataaaaaaaaatgaaattcgcacaaaccaagaaaaaaaatttttaaaccagcaagacgaattttcgataaataaaaatttgtcactcAAGAGAGAAGTaaagtattcaaacaaaaaatatgactttagaaaaaaattaatttgcccgGAAACTGATGCACTTTTTTCTCCAAATCAAACTATTGGAACATGAGACCGAAGTAAATTCGAAgtgatttgttaaaagaaaaaatttaaattattgttaattgcattattataatgtgtcaaatatgggtctaccaaaaatttgaatttgccgtATTCAAATTACCATTACAGTGTTTTTAGACATTCTGGCTGGGAAAAAGAGtatatatacaaaatatttaaatcttttttaataaaatggaacatattttgtgaattatttgcATCGATATAACcaactataaaaatttaatttctattttttttaatgttggaaaaggggtcgagGTGCTTTAGAATTTGAACCGACTCTTTCTCTTTAACGACTTTagcaactctttcttttttttgtaagtaaaatggtTTATATGAACAAAACGAATAGCAAAATACGtcaagatatataaataaaagttcaaattacacttatttataactttttaccttGCCGGGAATTGTAAAAGGACAACGGTAAGTTAAATACgacaaattcaagtttttggtagaCCCACATTTGacacgttataataatgcaattaacaataactttaatgctatttttaacaagtcgcttcgaatttacttcaatttcaagttacaatagttttattttggaaaaaaaattccaggaaatCAAGGGGGTACCAGCAATTctataatttaaccaaaatggGAAGGgtacattttcagtttcaaaattaattttaaagcaaaaaagaggCTAATAGtctaactttaaaccaaaagagattcTACtttacttttcaagatcaaaatatgaattttttttaacaaaaaataagtttctacgaaaaaaattaaattttctatccaaaaagaccaatgttttcaacaaaaaagggtgaatttttaagaaaatggttgagTTCTataccaagtagttgcattttgatcCGAGAAAGATGAAATCCATACTAAATCAgatgcatttctaataaaatactacaaaactgaaaaagatgaacttttaaatcaaaaagacaaattttcagaaagaataattatcatccgaaaaaaattgcagttaaatTGCAAATgttaaattgtacatttaaaaacgATGACagaagttattaaccgatttcaattttttgttctttacTTTTTTGTCTATCTACTCACAAATTCTTGTCCTTCAGCTCAAACGATTAGATTAATTATATCACTTTTTTCTTTGCTCTATTGAACATATCTAAACTGTGTATTTAACTAATTTGATTTttgcaaagtaaaaaaaagtacaaCATAATTTGATTTATTGTTGGAATTTTGTATACCACTGTGAATAGATTTCCAATGTTCTAAAgcagaagtaatttaaaaaatcattgaaaataattaaaaaatgtaacatttcttaTATAAAGATTTTATGTTCTTTTcgacatgaaaaaataaatgtttaatctttcccctttttcgtaagaaaattacGCTATTTTCCCTTTGTAAGCTCCCTTTGCGTTGTGATAAAGATATTTAATATAATCTCAGAGAAGCGTAATGATCTAATAATGCACGCAATATGAGATGTTAGATTGTTCAGTCTCAGCGTCAAGTTCAGATAAAAAATGTGCAATTCAGTAATTTGTTTCAGTTCCACGCAATTATCGTAAGCGAAATGTTATTTCAGTTCTTGTTATTCGAATTTTGAGGAGTTTCTAAACTTGCAAGCTGCCAAAAGTGTGTGAAAGTTcttgcagaataaaaaaaaatagttaagaatttaaaaaatatataatgaacaaaatgtacAAATATCATGAATAGTTGGCGCAGTAGCAATAGtgataatctatttttaaattaaataaatacataaagatcaaagaaatttaaaaagaagcaaGTTGAGATTTAGAACATTCCAGCGTAGTTGTAAAAGCTGTCATCTTTTCCCATCAGTTTGAAACTTAACCTTTTTTTATGGCTCTTTTCTTAGGAGCGTTTAAATACCTTATGTATGTATGGATTTCCGCCTTCGTGTACATATGCCACATCTAAGAATACCCACTCTTAGCTTTACATTCCGGGAATAGATACAGATTCTCTAGtcccttttttttacaatttgccttctcaaaaatgaaattctcgaaaatgaaaatttcgggCTTGCAAGGAAAACGGAATCGGCTTAATGGGAAATTTTTGGATCCGAGAATATGAGAATGCTGATTCACGCAAATTGCGGCCTATcggtttatgaaattttttatctgtttCATAACTTTAATCATTTCAATCAGCCATCGTGCAGCTATCACCAATTCCGTTgagttattatatatatatatgtttaaatTGTAACCATCGGAATTATATTTACCGGCTGAGCTTATCGCGCTTCAGACAACTCCGCCAGTGAATATTTGAGTCCGCCTACCCggtaaaaagctttaaattcagaaaagttaagaatttgtattcctatgaatacgcaatttttcctccgtctaaaaatcccccagcgggaacagaaaaattgcaaatcctattcctctcaatcgactcagtaaaatttaacgaaatcatctatttaacctatttttcattattaaatctttttataacttataaattcgaaaaatattcaaatttatattttaataatttatttgaatgtcttaaaaaatgcaaaaaagaaatctatgcaaatgtgtgaattttaataattttaactgtagagaggcagagttgaattggtgagaattaaaatttcagaatttacattccacatgaaggaattaaaacaacttattacacatattttgtgaacttattagcaggaattaaataaaatcaaaatataaccaattctgaggaataaaaaatatctctgtgaggtgcgttaccggtacaattggaagaaattaaatatattgaaaacccgTTCTCCTTGGGAGAATATAAAACTGTGTGGTGGTCGccatggaaatagaagtgaataagatTAGGAGGTATCATATTCTTATTGTgccattttagacagatggaaaaatcgcgcatttaaaataatagaataagcttcccttttgcgctgaaatctgaaaatattaagttttctctattctacgcttattagcGGGTAGGGCGCGCGCAgacttattaaaagaaaattcaaaagacagacgcattcgtaaaaacccttttttttggattcaggggatctcaaaacgtggaccttgtGACAAAAAACTGGGGGGatcacaaatctaataccttctatgatgatgtttttcatgaataatgcCAAAATTACGCATCTTATCAAAatgtgattcataacaaatttgtagatctttttccaATGCGCAATTTTTGTCTACTCACCTTTTACcgtattttacataattttgccgaaaaatgtaatttatggatttttcattattttgtatgctgtcaaaatttgaatttttgatttttcaaaaaaattcgaaacgttGTTATGACatcttgtaggacattcaaaaagcaacatttttttctttcgactttttttcatatcgtgcgttatttggcttaaaatgttcattttcgtattttttggaatgttgtaaatgctataactctggtaatttttgtttttatgaaaaaagtcatgaggataaattgttcaactttttgaatactatgaataaccgtacagagaattttggaattttggaaaaagtggtctcgaaaatattcaaaatgtgcccactttaaatttttatgaaaaaaatatataatattaaaaaataccagTTGACTAAATCACAGTAAAAATTTACCCATTCATTTACCAATAACatctttatattatatattatattgtcCCACGTGTAGCTAAGGGGCATACACTACCGTCAGAATTTTTCGTTCACCTCTTTTTCATAATTGATTATGTTCTCTTAATTTGTATGATATAAGAGCTAACCAATTTTCTCTTTAAAGGTTGttgaatgctctcaaaattctgtataaaatgagcccaggatgaaaccaagttatttattttaaagtagatattgcaaaattagtggaaatttgaatgttttcttaaatttgaggTAATGtccaaaataatcaacattttttatcaagCTCATTCTGCCgcgatttggaagaacaccgttaactgcaaaacgGATAAGTCACCTGAAAAGCAGTTAACGGTAGGGGGCTCAAGGGaattatccaaaatgcagttaatggtgttttccaaatcacggcagcattttaaagctatttttccacaGTTTCGCAATAGTTTAGGAGCATTaatctaaccaaaaaaattatgtcacagagcaataaattaataaaaatttcaatattgtatgctgtaagaacaatatttttgtaaatataggAAACATAAAGCCATGAAGTTTCTAAAAAgttccccaaaatatatatttaatttttattccgaTTGGCCTACACATAAGATGtggaaaaatagatttaaaataagcCAAAGAACATTATACGATATTGATTATTTCGGATATTACCTCAAATTTAAGAAAGCATTGaagtttacactatttttgcattttttttttttaaatagacaattTGGCTTCATCCTAGgctcattttttatgtaatttatagaACATTTgaccttttaaagacataatATTTTAGTTCTgacataaattaaattaagagaatttaatcataaaaaaaagacgaacgtAAAATTTTGACGGGTAATGTACTTGTagaaagaatatgaaatttctaagtaaaaatttcacaatagCAGTTAAATGACAGTTAAAATTTCATGACAACAGAAGCAATGCTTTTTTTCTGAGGCTattctttttttgctttcaattaaaggaattttGTTTCATGCTTTGTTAGAATGACTCAGCCTCATTCAAAGGGTCTCCCGAAAGCTATAAAACGATCAGTTACTTCAATAGACTACACAAACTCGTAATGCTTGAAGTGGGTGCTTTCATTAAGGAAGAAAAATAAATCCATACGTAGAATATAAAAATGCAATGGCACTGTTGATCCCAATGAACAACTTTGAATCGTACGTATTTTTTACCAGAATGCGAGTAggataaaaattatatgtacagcGAATGGGGTGCAGATATCGATAGCAATATAAACTATATAAATGCAAAAACGAATATTATTTGTCAATGTTTATAAAAGAAAGATAATAATTACCGATGCTAATTTTTTATAGCATTAGACAATTCAAATTATAATCAATAGTATCTACTACCACTaacaatattacaaattaaaatattcaattatatatgtggaagaaaatatttcaaggtcTTCAAGAAATTATAGTtctcaagaagaaaaaaattaggatTAAAATATCTTATATAGATTGatttataaggataatttcaaaataattctaatgAGGAAAATATTGCACATGTTGGATAAGgaaattagtattaataaattAGATCCTCGTATCTGAGAAGGATCATTCGTCATAGCATATGAATTTTCCTTATAAATTTAGGTCGGTATTACGGCAAATTTTTGTGTGAATAAAAAACTTTCTGTTccgatattattttttgctaatttagaaaattagaacaatatttcactattttatgataaaatgaggAATATTAGGTTATAAATACACACAAAGTGTCATACAATCAAGAACATTATACACTAAAATCACACTTAAGAATTGCCCATCACTTAACTATTTATCACTAATTTACGAATTATCTAGCAGGTGGCAAGACTTCAGATTGGAATCACGAATCCTGAACATCCCGATTtctcattttctaaatttaagccTAAGTTTCTAAGATGTACAGCAGCGCcatcacttaaaaaaatatttaaaacattcgaTAGATAACCTAGAGAAGGATTATTTTCAGGTAGACTTTTATCTGAGGGTGAAACTTAATTATAACTGATAAGATAGTCCTTTTAAGAtggctatttaaatatttatcaagtaTTCCCTAAAATATAAACTTGAAATACATTTAGGCTTATTTTCCAAAATCCAAATGATCCATAAATATCGAGACCCTTCCATTAACACTGTACTCTTATTCCAGACTATGGTCCTTTATGACGAACGGGGCGCATACTTCGCCCATGCACTCTCAGATGTGAATACTACTGGATGGCCACAGGATCAAGTTCGAATCGAGGAGGGAAAACCAAAACATACTCCAAATCACCACCCGGGGAACAACATTCTCAGTTCTCCACCCTTGGCCTTCGAGGCTAATGTGACATCTCAAAAGCAGAATCTCCCTTCCCAAGCTCATCAGTCGTCTGTTAACGGCGTCTTGAGAACTTTTTTTACTGCATCACCAGAACAAGAACCCATAAGATACGGAGATTATTTCCCAATTTCCGAGAATCAGGGTCCTTTATCTTTTACCAATGAAAGTCAAAATTACCCAGAAGCAACTCAGCAGTCAATAACTTCAATCAGAAATGATCTTGCAAGTCAATATAGAAaggtattaaaatatataaaatagaatgTTAATGTCTGGATGTTTTTCTTTTAGCATTTTCTAAGTATAATACTGTATTAATAGGTAAGCTACACACATAGTGCTGCGAGGAAAGAGGTACAGGCGTATATCCCTGATCAAGAGAGGCAGCAACGGGAGCAACTTTTCCAACAGGAGCTACATCAACAGCGATTCCACCAACAACTAAATCTGACCCAAATACAAGCACGAGTACAGTTAGAAAGGATAAAAGAACAGGAATTTCAACAGAAGGAACTGAAACAACAGCATCAACAGCTCCAGGAATTTCAAGAACAGCCAAAATCATCAGATCTAGTACAAGACGACATTCTGCCCTTTCTTGAAGATATATTGCTACACAGTAATTCCATGTTCAAAACTCCGCCTACAACCTCCTTGCCTAACATGCCTCCAAACGAGACTCAAGGTAGCCCTCAAGTGCAGCCGATTGATCAAAATAGAGACACCAATAGtaagtataattttcttcaagCTATTACTAATTCAAGTGGCTCAAAATGCACAGTTATTGAAACTCCGATTCTTCCAGAAGAATGGGCCTCTCTATTGCCTTGCTCCATCTCGCAAGAAGAATCAAACCTATCAAGGTCAACGTCCCGGGCAAGTGAAGCAAGTTTAAACTCTAGAGAATCTAACACTCCAGTTTGTAATCGAATCTCGGAGAGTCAAGTCAGTTGCAGGAATTCACATGAAATTTCTTATCAAGACTCTGGATTTCTACATCATAAGGTGGCAAACAAAACCTGGAATGTTCCTGCAGATACCAGATCTGCCAACTTTAGAGATATTAATCATTTAGAAGAGATGATAAAGTTTACTGGTACTTTACCAGCTCCTCGAGCGCCAGCACGTGGAAGACCGCGTGGTTCGAAGAATGGCGTTAAAGCAACACGTAGTGCTGCAAAATCTACTAGAGTTCCTGATTATAAGAAAGATGGTAGAAATAAGTCGGTATTTCAAGATGTTTCTCAATATCCCGGATATCATCAGTTCTCTTCGGGATATGCTCAACAGTATCAGTGCGCACAAAAATCTGAACAATACGCACAACCTTATCTTTCGCTTAGGTACCCTCCACATTTACCTGAATATCCCGAACTTTCACCTGAATATCCCGAACCTTTACACGAACATCCCGAACATTTGCATGAACGTCTCGAACTTATACATGAACATCCCAGACATTTACATGAACATCCTCAATATTCTGGATATCCGACACTAATTTCTGGTTCGAGTCAACAACAGCTTTCAGGGTATACGAAGCAAATTTCTAAACCAGATTCTAGACAACATTCTAGACAGGTTCCTGAACCTGCTCACCAGTTTCCGCAACGTATGCATCAGTTCTCAGAAAGCATGCAACACCTGCCACGAAACATACAACATCTGCCACGAAACATCCAACAGTTTCCAACACAATATTCTCAACATTTAGAACAGCAGCTTCTTCAGCATACACGACAACCTCCTCAGTTTCCtgaagaactttttaaatatgcTCGACCACTTCTGGAATATGCTCAAGTGTCTGAATGCCGTCGTCATCTTCCTCAATATGCTGATGAGCTTCTAGCATATAATCACCAATTAATTAGTCAAGCTCAAGATCATCTTGGATTTACGCAGCAATTCCCTATCTACATTCCACAAATGTCTTCCCAGACTAAACAATTTGTTGGACCAGGTCAACAACTTTCTTCTCCAGATCAACAACTCTTTCATCAAAATCAACAACTTCCTGTTCGAAATCAGCTTCTTCTTCAGGGTCAACAACTTTCTGCTCAAAGTCAAAAAGCCCATGTTCAAATTCAACAAGCCCATGCTCAAATTCAACAAGCCCATGCTCAAAGTCAACATGTCCAAGCTCAAAGTCAGCAGCAACCCCTTGCTCAAAGTCAGCAAGCCCATGCTGAAAGTCCACATGTCCAtgctcaaaatcaacaatttcttgtTCCGCTTCAACAACTTCCTGTCCAAAGTTCACAAACTCCTGCCCAACGTCAACAATTTTCCCCCCAA
This Belonocnema kinseyi isolate 2016_QV_RU_SX_M_011 chromosome 3, B_treatae_v1, whole genome shotgun sequence DNA region includes the following protein-coding sequences:
- the LOC117170259 gene encoding bromodomain-containing protein 4-like isoform X3; translation: MVLYDERGAYFAHALSDVNTTGWPQDQVRIEEGKPKHTPNHHPGNNILSSPPLAFEANVTSQKQNLPSQAHQSSVNGVLRTFFTASPEQEPIRYGDYFPISENQGPLSFTNESQNYPEATQQSITSIRNDLASQYRKVSYTHSAARKEVQAYIPDQERQQREQLFQQELHQQRFHQQLNLTQIQARVQLERIKEQEFQQKELKQQHQQLQEFQEQPKSSDLVQDDILPFLEDILLHSNSMFKTPPTTSLPNMPPNETQGSPQVQPIDQNRDTNKEWASLLPCSISQEESNLSRSTSRASEASLNSRESNTPVCNRISESQVSCRNSHEISYQDSGFLHHKVANKTWNVPADTRSANFRDINHLEEMIKFTGTLPAPRAPARGRPRGSKNGVKATRSAAKSTRVPDYKKDGRNKSVFQDVSQYPGYHQFSSGYAQQYQCAQKSEQYAQPYLSLRYPPHLPEYPELSPEYPEPLHEHPEHLHERLELIHEHPRHLHEHPQYSGYPTLISGSSQQQLSGYTKQISKPDSRQHSRQVPEPAHQFPQRMHQFSESMQHLPRNIQHLPRNIQQFPTQYSQHLEQQLLQHTRQPPQFPEELFKYARPLLEYAQVSECRRHLPQYADELLAYNHQLISQAQDHLGFTQQFPIYIPQMSSQTKQFVGPGQQLSSPDQQLFHQNQQLPVRNQLLLQGQQLSAQSQKAHVQIQQAHAQIQQAHAQSQHVQAQSQQQPLAQSQQAHAESPHVHAQNQQFLVPLQQLPVQSSQTPAQRQQFSPQKQLPSPNKPFSGKLQHLLEGRHLPQSAQPQHPPQSAQPQHPPQSAQTQHPQGAQPQHPQSAEPQHPSQIAQPQHLPSALQRLSSPSEPFSGSVISTMEYRPEKCQKFLTTSPNLQEQKYPPNTPEDSSGPTRATPFFRSWHIPEVIPLSESSTESEHVKSPVVQQTEENNSEDATMQIEKNPMEVSDSQEISELASDDDIKIVSWIPTMPMDTASQMCDFEEELQTTGLENNRLPERKVLPETGVIHERSVIQERNVSQERNVLPEKNVLPEKNVLPERNELSESNEIQEMNILQERNAIQERNELPKRGIIQERNKSPERNELQERSVIQMRNILPKRNELRQAEAQMTSEIRQTNQSAQTKQLQVPEVSGKPFAFVVPISGGLVTVTPVLTPAQKSPSLRNFPRRFETAEWLLKSPPRLVIDTPADTRKRKREKLRWHYKPRKGLRASIKRYRARGIATRSPPPELYLKEAARNGDFMDDEDDYDEDEEEDYHQDAVNNNQMTVSKDAKHTETQEDSVKPKESAVSREENSHSSKPGSAPSDKLCKSPHETDTNAGDLQKSRIHHLGLPNLQRLVPKADRHK